The Persephonella atlantica genome includes a window with the following:
- a CDS encoding PilT/PilU family type 4a pilus ATPase gives MVKASRLFIVNAVRQGASDIHIEPFEKELRVRYRIDGILRTVQRLPVNIKDALVARYKIMANLDIAEKRLPQDGRIRVRIDRRPIDLRVSIIPTVYGEKVVMRIQDAQAYLGLKLEDLGFEPDDLEKIRKAIYSPWGMVLVTGPTGSGKTTTLASMIDYINANYSYHIITIEDPIEYLFPHKKSLVAQREVGNDTASFAIALKYALREDPDVILVGEMRDLETIRAALMAAETGHLVFATLHTNTAIQTINRIINVFPENEQDQIRTELSFVLQGVISQRLLPRIGGGRVLVHEVLIPTTGIRNLIRENKIHQIYGLMQSGQVGTGMQTMNQSIYRAIKEGWITEEDGFKVSPEPQELERMLKTLR, from the coding sequence ATAGTTAAAGCATCAAGGCTTTTTATTGTTAATGCAGTTCGTCAGGGAGCCTCTGACATACATATAGAACCTTTTGAGAAAGAGCTGAGAGTCAGGTACAGAATAGACGGAATACTTAGAACAGTCCAGAGACTGCCTGTAAACATAAAAGATGCCCTTGTTGCTCGTTATAAGATAATGGCCAATTTAGATATTGCAGAAAAGAGACTGCCTCAAGATGGAAGGATAAGGGTAAGGATAGACAGAAGACCTATAGACCTGAGGGTTTCCATTATTCCCACCGTTTACGGCGAAAAGGTAGTAATGAGGATTCAGGATGCACAGGCGTATTTAGGTCTGAAACTTGAGGATTTAGGATTTGAACCAGATGACCTGGAAAAAATAAGAAAAGCCATATACAGCCCGTGGGGAATGGTACTTGTTACAGGACCAACAGGTTCAGGTAAAACAACTACCCTTGCATCAATGATTGATTATATAAATGCTAACTATTCCTATCACATAATAACCATTGAGGATCCTATTGAATATCTGTTTCCCCATAAAAAATCACTTGTTGCACAGAGAGAAGTTGGGAATGATACAGCAAGTTTTGCCATAGCCTTAAAGTATGCTCTCAGGGAAGATCCAGACGTTATTCTTGTTGGTGAGATGAGAGATCTTGAGACAATAAGAGCTGCCCTTATGGCGGCTGAAACAGGACACCTCGTATTTGCCACACTGCACACAAACACTGCCATACAGACCATTAACAGAATAATAAACGTTTTTCCAGAAAATGAGCAGGATCAGATAAGAACAGAGCTGAGTTTTGTACTGCAGGGGGTTATATCTCAGAGACTTCTTCCAAGGATTGGAGGAGGAAGGGTTCTTGTCCATGAGGTTCTGATACCAACAACAGGTATAAGAAACCTGATAAGAGAAAACAAAATACACCAGATTTACGGCCTTATGCAGTCTGGACAGGTCGGAACAGGGATGCAGACAATGAACCAGTCTATATACAGAGCTATTAAAGAAGGATGGATAACAGAAGAGGATGGATTTAAAGTATCTCCTGAACCACAGGAACTTGAGAGAATGCTGAAAACATTAAGATAA
- the accC gene encoding acetyl-CoA carboxylase biotin carboxylase subunit — protein sequence MKKLKNIKRILIANRGEIAIRAIRAIRELGGESIAVYSEADKDSMHVKLADYSICIGKAPSDKSYLNIPSILSAIEISYADAVYPGYGFLAENPDFASILEKSNIKFIGPKSQTTRLTGDKAAARKAAQEAGVPIIPGSPPVETLKEALEIADSIGYPVLLKAAAGGGGRGMRVVHSPQELTRLLPVAQREAEANFGDDRVYIEKFITNPKHIEVQILADEYGNVVYIGDRECSIQRRHQKLLEESPSPFITDEVRKKMGEAAAKFAKHVGFTGAGTVEFIVDKEMNFYFIEMNGRIQVEHPVSEMTSGIDIVAWQMLIADGQELDFKQEDIKNSGHAIEFRINAEDPESFTPNPGTIKELYLPGGFGVRVDTHIYKGYTVPPYYDSLIAKLIVYGKTREEAIIRGKRALTELVVEGIKTTKDFHLKILEDPEFLSGRYTTSLVDEKYLGQKE from the coding sequence TTGAAAAAGTTAAAAAACATAAAGAGAATCCTGATAGCAAACAGAGGAGAAATTGCAATCAGGGCTATTAGAGCAATAAGGGAGCTTGGAGGAGAATCAATAGCTGTTTATTCTGAAGCTGATAAAGATTCAATGCACGTGAAACTTGCAGATTACTCTATATGTATAGGAAAAGCGCCATCTGACAAGAGTTATCTGAACATACCTTCAATACTTTCGGCTATAGAAATCTCCTATGCTGATGCCGTTTATCCCGGTTATGGATTTTTAGCAGAAAATCCTGATTTTGCATCCATTTTAGAAAAGTCAAACATAAAGTTCATAGGTCCAAAATCACAGACCACAAGATTAACCGGTGATAAGGCTGCAGCAAGGAAGGCAGCTCAGGAAGCAGGTGTTCCTATTATTCCCGGTAGTCCTCCTGTTGAAACTCTAAAAGAAGCCTTAGAGATTGCAGACAGCATAGGATACCCTGTTCTTTTAAAGGCTGCTGCAGGTGGCGGTGGAAGAGGAATGAGAGTCGTCCATTCTCCTCAGGAGCTGACAAGACTACTTCCAGTAGCACAGAGAGAAGCAGAAGCAAACTTCGGGGATGACAGAGTTTATATAGAAAAGTTTATAACAAACCCAAAACATATAGAAGTGCAGATATTAGCTGATGAATACGGAAATGTTGTTTACATTGGAGACAGGGAATGTTCCATTCAGAGGAGACACCAGAAACTCCTTGAGGAATCTCCATCACCATTTATAACTGATGAAGTAAGGAAAAAAATGGGAGAAGCAGCTGCAAAATTTGCAAAACATGTGGGATTTACAGGAGCTGGAACTGTCGAATTTATTGTTGACAAAGAGATGAACTTTTATTTTATAGAGATGAACGGCAGAATTCAGGTTGAACATCCTGTTTCAGAGATGACCTCAGGTATAGACATTGTTGCGTGGCAGATGCTCATAGCTGATGGGCAGGAGCTTGACTTTAAGCAGGAAGATATAAAAAACAGCGGTCATGCGATAGAGTTCAGAATAAATGCAGAAGACCCTGAAAGCTTCACTCCAAACCCAGGAACAATAAAAGAGCTTTACCTTCCTGGAGGATTTGGTGTTAGAGTAGATACCCACATCTACAAAGGGTATACTGTCCCGCCGTATTATGACTCTCTGATAGCAAAACTGATAGTCTATGGAAAAACAAGGGAAGAGGCTATCATCAGAGGAAAAAGGGCATTAACAGAGCTTGTTGTTGAAGGTATCAAAACAACAAAAGATTTTCATCTGAAGATTTTAGAAGACCCAGAGTTCCTATCAGGCAGATACACAACATCTCTTGTTGACGAGAAATACTTAGGGCAGAAAGAATGA
- a CDS encoding MBL fold metallo-hydrolase, with product MIKVLTVGPLEENCVIVVDEESKEAVVVDPGAEGDRIIKSLENLTLRYIIATHGHLDHVGQVGYLKKVYDVPFVMNEKDLFLINNDIFPGFAQMIGAYPCPQIDIKIKEGDVIEFGRFSMKVIETPGHTPGSVCFYDEKNQFVITGDTLFKGSIGRTDLPGGDNSQMEQSLKKLMELPDDTDVIPGHGDTTKIGIEKKSNPYITGVFRLKW from the coding sequence ATGATAAAAGTTTTAACTGTTGGTCCCTTAGAGGAAAACTGCGTTATTGTGGTTGATGAAGAAAGCAAAGAGGCTGTCGTTGTTGACCCTGGAGCAGAAGGAGACAGGATAATAAAAAGTCTGGAGAATCTTACTCTCCGTTATATAATTGCAACACACGGACATCTTGACCACGTTGGACAGGTAGGTTATCTGAAAAAGGTGTATGATGTTCCATTTGTCATGAATGAGAAGGATTTGTTTCTGATAAATAACGACATATTCCCCGGTTTTGCCCAGATGATAGGAGCTTATCCCTGTCCACAGATAGATATAAAAATAAAAGAAGGAGATGTTATAGAGTTTGGTAGGTTTTCCATGAAAGTTATAGAAACACCGGGGCACACGCCGGGAAGTGTATGTTTTTATGATGAAAAAAATCAGTTTGTTATTACAGGAGACACACTGTTTAAAGGTAGTATAGGAAGAACAGACCTTCCCGGAGGTGACAATTCACAGATGGAGCAGTCGCTGAAAAAACTGATGGAACTTCCTGATGATACAGATGTTATACCTGGACATGGAGATACAACAAAAATCGGTATTGAGAAAAAATCAAATCCATACATAACAGGAGTGTTCAGGCTGAAATGGTAA
- a CDS encoding deoxyribonuclease IV yields MVKIGIHVSSSKSLDLVFDRGKEVGAQTIQFFLSSPRSWRWKERTEEEKQMFLKKRKESGISPVIVHSSYLFNLASGNKELREKSIRGVINELQLCEELGIDYYVIHAGKTKGLTEKEGIKNIINSMEVILSEVELKNTTFLYETLAGQKGEIGKTTDELSQLMEPFTGRKIGICVDTCHIYSAGYKINDEEGFFRYKEELKEKIGLENVKVIHCNDSKTPFNSRKDRHQHIGEGSIGYAGFENFLNDEYFSKLPFILETPKEGNWDIINMERLRNLINAPVAQ; encoded by the coding sequence ATGGTAAAAATAGGAATTCATGTATCCTCTTCTAAATCCCTTGACCTTGTGTTTGACAGGGGAAAAGAAGTAGGAGCACAGACGATCCAGTTTTTTCTTTCTTCTCCCCGTTCATGGAGATGGAAAGAAAGAACTGAAGAAGAAAAACAGATGTTTCTCAAAAAAAGGAAGGAATCAGGCATATCCCCTGTAATTGTTCACTCTTCTTACCTGTTCAACCTTGCATCAGGGAATAAAGAACTGAGGGAAAAATCTATCAGAGGAGTGATAAACGAGCTGCAGCTCTGTGAAGAGTTAGGTATTGATTACTATGTGATACATGCAGGTAAGACAAAAGGTCTGACAGAAAAAGAAGGAATAAAAAATATAATAAACAGCATGGAAGTAATTCTCTCTGAAGTGGAGCTGAAAAACACCACATTTTTATACGAAACACTGGCAGGTCAGAAGGGAGAAATTGGAAAAACAACAGATGAGCTGTCCCAGCTTATGGAGCCTTTTACCGGCAGAAAAATCGGGATATGTGTGGACACATGCCACATATACTCTGCTGGATACAAAATTAATGATGAAGAAGGATTTTTCAGATATAAAGAGGAGCTGAAGGAAAAGATAGGTTTAGAAAATGTTAAGGTTATTCACTGCAACGACTCAAAAACACCATTTAACTCACGGAAAGACAGACACCAGCACATAGGGGAAGGTTCTATAGGTTACGCAGGATTTGAAAATTTCCTAAATGATGAATATTTTAGTAAACTGCCCTTTATACTGGAGACCCCAAAGGAAGGAAACTGGGACATTATAAACATGGAAAGATTAAGAAATCTTATAAATGCGCCCGTAGCTCAGTAG
- a CDS encoding polyprenyl synthetase family protein, producing the protein MVEKAVIDRIESELSKFMDSEVEFLLKIGSYILSSGGKRLRPVLVLTFAKLLRGENHDRDYPLAVAMEYLHTASLLHDDVVDGADTRRGKPSANRVFGNDTVVLTGDYMYANALYLFSVYGDIDMIKNVSDSVKKMAEGQLLELKKIGDIDITYDEYFQILEGKTAVLFGSCCYVGTALGGGSQKQKESAYRYGLNIGLAFQLIDDYLDYASTEEKLGKPVCNDLREGKITYPLLSVLDQLTEEEKEFVKKVIRDINPSQEKINRVKQIVQEKGGMTKTIEKARQLIDNAIGELENFPDNEYLKKLEELAKFIVEREF; encoded by the coding sequence ATGGTAGAAAAGGCTGTTATTGACAGAATTGAGAGTGAGCTTTCAAAGTTTATGGACTCTGAAGTTGAGTTTTTACTGAAAATCGGCAGTTATATTCTCTCCAGTGGAGGAAAAAGGCTCAGACCAGTCCTTGTCCTCACTTTTGCAAAACTTCTCAGAGGAGAAAATCATGACAGGGATTATCCTCTGGCCGTTGCGATGGAGTACCTCCATACTGCTTCTTTGCTGCATGACGATGTTGTTGACGGGGCAGACACAAGAAGAGGAAAACCCTCTGCCAACAGGGTGTTTGGAAATGACACAGTTGTTTTAACAGGGGATTATATGTACGCCAATGCCCTTTACCTGTTTTCTGTTTATGGAGATATAGACATGATAAAAAATGTCTCAGATTCTGTTAAAAAGATGGCAGAGGGACAGCTACTGGAACTGAAAAAGATAGGAGATATAGACATCACCTATGACGAATACTTCCAGATATTGGAAGGCAAGACAGCAGTTTTATTTGGCAGCTGCTGCTATGTGGGAACAGCCCTTGGAGGAGGTTCACAAAAACAGAAAGAAAGTGCATACAGATACGGACTTAACATAGGACTGGCTTTTCAGCTTATAGATGATTACTTAGATTACGCATCAACAGAGGAAAAGTTAGGAAAACCTGTCTGTAACGACCTGAGGGAAGGAAAGATTACTTATCCATTGCTTTCAGTGTTAGACCAGCTGACAGAAGAAGAAAAAGAATTTGTCAAAAAAGTAATTCGGGATATAAACCCTTCTCAAGAAAAGATAAACAGAGTAAAACAGATAGTCCAGGAAAAGGGAGGTATGACGAAAACCATAGAAAAAGCAAGACAGCTGATAGACAATGCTATAGGTGAGCTTGAAAACTTTCCCGACAATGAATATCTTAAAAAACTGGAAGAGCTTGCCAAATTCATTGTTGAGAGGGAATTTTGA
- the panD gene encoding aspartate 1-decarboxylase produces the protein MRRTVLKSKIHRITITGADLHYEGSLTLDEAVMEAANLVPFEKVEVFNINNGHRFSTYVIPGARYSGECILNGAAARLGHSGDLIIIVSYADLEDSELKDFKVNLVYMDEENNIKEHKVAGIFSEEAKEIALRNKNLIKD, from the coding sequence ATGAGAAGAACAGTTCTAAAGTCCAAGATTCATAGAATAACAATAACAGGGGCAGACCTTCATTACGAAGGTTCCCTTACCCTTGATGAAGCAGTAATGGAAGCTGCAAATCTTGTTCCTTTTGAAAAGGTTGAAGTGTTTAACATCAACAATGGACACAGATTCTCCACATACGTCATACCGGGAGCAAGATACAGTGGAGAGTGTATATTAAATGGTGCTGCTGCAAGGCTTGGTCATTCAGGAGACCTGATTATAATCGTTTCATATGCAGACCTTGAGGACAGCGAGCTGAAAGATTTTAAGGTAAATTTAGTTTATATGGATGAGGAAAACAACATAAAAGAGCATAAAGTTGCAGGTATTTTTTCCGAAGAAGCTAAAGAGATAGCATTGAGGAACAAAAATCTTATAAAGGACTGA
- a CDS encoding lytic transglycosylase domain-containing protein, producing the protein MNRKSRYYLIAGIILAFLTFSCSSKKPQTKAYIIKKKDKAYIIIKKGDEKTVIKVDGIYINEKDLPKLDSEDEQILFEESIKTGIKIPNKKDIRKYLYFYGIRNKSWTERALNRANFYLPMIKSVFKKHGIPEELAYLPAIESAFDPYATSPSGAAGLWQFVRITGKRFGLRINSRVDERRDPYKSTIAAAKYLKYLYRMFGRWDLVLAAYNCGEGCVQRKLRSASNDFWDIKYRLPKQTREYVPKFFAMVLIAKNPKKYGIKIHRANIYYVETKKYHRTKSLKNLSRELGVDYGLLRKYNAHFKKGIAYAGYNLNVPYRKKKVTVKKVSYRLKYHYVKKGETLYRIAKKYGVSVEEIVKMNKIRDNLIKPGMVLKIPVKEVSLR; encoded by the coding sequence ATGAACAGAAAGAGCCGGTATTATCTCATCGCAGGGATAATACTGGCATTCCTGACTTTCTCGTGCAGCTCAAAAAAACCCCAGACAAAAGCCTACATCATAAAGAAGAAAGATAAAGCATACATCATCATCAAAAAGGGTGATGAGAAAACAGTAATCAAGGTTGACGGGATATACATAAACGAGAAAGACCTTCCAAAGTTAGACAGTGAGGACGAACAGATACTGTTTGAGGAATCAATAAAAACAGGTATAAAAATCCCTAACAAAAAAGATATAAGAAAGTACCTTTATTTTTACGGCATAAGGAACAAAAGCTGGACAGAAAGAGCATTAAACAGAGCTAACTTTTACCTTCCTATGATAAAGTCTGTATTCAAAAAACACGGTATACCAGAAGAGCTGGCATATCTGCCAGCCATTGAAAGTGCATTTGACCCATACGCCACGTCACCGTCAGGAGCAGCAGGTCTGTGGCAGTTTGTCAGGATAACAGGAAAGAGATTTGGACTGAGAATAAACAGCAGAGTTGACGAAAGGAGAGACCCTTACAAATCCACTATTGCAGCAGCAAAATATCTGAAGTATCTGTACAGAATGTTTGGCAGATGGGATCTGGTTCTTGCTGCATATAACTGCGGGGAAGGATGTGTTCAGAGAAAACTGAGAAGTGCCAGCAACGACTTTTGGGACATAAAGTATAGACTGCCTAAACAGACCAGAGAATATGTGCCAAAATTCTTTGCTATGGTTCTGATAGCAAAAAATCCCAAAAAATACGGCATAAAAATACACAGAGCAAACATATATTACGTGGAAACAAAAAAGTACCACAGAACAAAAAGCCTGAAGAATTTAAGCAGGGAATTAGGTGTTGATTATGGACTGCTCAGAAAGTACAACGCACACTTTAAGAAAGGTATCGCTTATGCAGGATACAACCTGAACGTGCCTTACAGGAAGAAAAAAGTTACCGTCAAAAAAGTAAGCTACAGGCTAAAGTACCATTATGTAAAAAAAGGGGAAACCCTTTACAGAATTGCCAAAAAGTATGGCGTTTCTGTTGAAGAAATCGTGAAAATGAATAAAATAAGAGACAACCTGATAAAACCGGGAATGGTTTTAAAAATACCTGTAAAAGAGGTGTCCCTTAGATAA
- the ispG gene encoding flavodoxin-dependent (E)-4-hydroxy-3-methylbut-2-enyl-diphosphate synthase, with product MIKRRKTRPVYVGNVKIGDDAPVVVQSMTDTKTHNIEETLSQINRLHEAGCEIVRVAAPTEKDAKALPEIVKNSPIPVIADIHFSPRIAFLALESGIHGIRLNPGNISDEGKIKEILQECKKKNIAVRLGINSGSLEERLLEKYGYPTAEALAESALYWSEFFEKVGFTNFKVSIKGSDVLQNIQANKIFAEKTDIPLHIGITEAGPSGKGSIKSAVGIGILLYMGIGDTVRVSLTADPVEEVKVAYQILQSLGLRRRGIEIISCPTCGRIEVNLPEVVKKVEEKLEGETLPIKVAIMGCVVNAIGEAREADIGLACGNRSALLFKEGQPIKRVSEDEMVDQLLKEIKKMKESGKYGGAGDKG from the coding sequence ATGATTAAAAGAAGGAAAACAAGACCTGTTTATGTTGGAAACGTAAAAATAGGAGACGATGCTCCTGTAGTTGTCCAGTCTATGACAGACACAAAAACCCACAACATAGAAGAAACCCTAAGTCAGATAAACAGACTACACGAGGCTGGCTGTGAGATAGTAAGAGTTGCAGCTCCAACGGAAAAAGATGCAAAAGCTCTCCCTGAGATAGTCAAAAACTCCCCTATCCCTGTTATTGCAGACATACATTTCTCTCCAAGAATAGCATTTTTGGCTTTGGAGAGCGGAATACACGGCATAAGACTCAACCCGGGAAATATCAGTGATGAAGGAAAGATAAAAGAGATACTTCAGGAATGCAAGAAAAAAAATATAGCTGTTAGACTGGGAATAAATTCAGGTTCTTTAGAAGAAAGACTGTTGGAAAAATATGGATATCCCACAGCTGAAGCATTAGCAGAAAGTGCACTCTACTGGTCAGAATTTTTTGAGAAAGTAGGTTTTACAAACTTCAAGGTTTCCATAAAAGGCTCTGACGTTCTGCAGAACATTCAGGCCAACAAAATATTTGCAGAAAAAACAGACATTCCACTGCATATAGGTATCACAGAGGCAGGACCTTCAGGGAAAGGTTCTATAAAGTCTGCTGTTGGTATAGGAATCCTGCTGTATATGGGAATAGGTGATACAGTAAGGGTTTCCTTAACAGCAGACCCTGTAGAAGAGGTAAAGGTAGCTTACCAGATATTACAGTCCCTCGGCCTTAGAAGGAGAGGAATAGAGATAATATCCTGTCCAACCTGCGGAAGAATAGAGGTAAATCTGCCTGAAGTTGTAAAAAAAGTTGAAGAAAAGTTAGAAGGGGAAACACTGCCTATAAAAGTTGCCATAATGGGATGTGTGGTAAATGCTATTGGAGAAGCAAGGGAAGCGGATATCGGCCTTGCCTGTGGGAACAGGTCTGCTCTGCTTTTTAAAGAAGGACAGCCTATAAAAAGGGTTTCAGAAGATGAGATGGTTGACCAGCTTTTGAAGGAGATAAAAAAGATGAAGGAGAGCGGAAAGTATGGAGGAGCTGGAGATAAAGGTTAA
- the argB gene encoding acetylglutamate kinase has product MERLVEKAEILMEALPFITKFRGKTFVIKYGGNAMAKADLKAAFAQDILMLKYIGINPVIVHGGGPQIGQVLKRMGLESKFVGGLRVTDRETMEVVEMVLGGLVNKNIVMLINRFAGGHIRAVGLTGKDGGLIRAKKLDAEEYFRQMGDFRPTELLDLGHVGEVEFVDVQILKHLEEDNYIPVIAPIGFDSEGNAYNINADFVASAVAGALKAEKAIFLTDIEGLKDQEGKTISSINISQINQMIENGTITGGMIPKVKACIQALEEGVKKAHILDGRIPHCVLLEIFTSEGIGTEIIK; this is encoded by the coding sequence ATGGAAAGGTTAGTGGAGAAAGCTGAGATACTTATGGAAGCACTTCCCTTTATAACAAAATTTAGAGGGAAGACCTTTGTTATAAAATACGGCGGGAATGCAATGGCAAAGGCAGACCTGAAGGCAGCTTTTGCACAGGACATACTGATGCTCAAGTACATAGGCATAAATCCTGTAATTGTTCACGGTGGTGGTCCCCAGATAGGTCAGGTTTTAAAGAGAATGGGATTAGAATCAAAATTTGTTGGGGGTCTGAGAGTAACAGACAGGGAAACGATGGAAGTGGTAGAGATGGTTTTAGGGGGACTGGTAAACAAAAATATTGTGATGCTGATAAACAGATTTGCAGGGGGACATATCAGGGCTGTTGGGCTGACAGGAAAAGACGGTGGACTGATAAGGGCAAAAAAGTTAGATGCTGAAGAGTACTTCAGACAGATGGGAGATTTTAGACCAACAGAGCTTCTTGACTTAGGACACGTGGGAGAGGTGGAGTTTGTAGATGTTCAGATACTGAAACATCTAGAAGAGGATAACTACATACCTGTGATAGCTCCTATAGGCTTTGACAGTGAAGGAAACGCCTACAACATAAATGCTGATTTTGTTGCTTCAGCTGTTGCAGGAGCATTAAAAGCAGAAAAAGCCATATTCTTGACAGACATAGAAGGTCTGAAAGACCAAGAAGGAAAAACAATATCATCCATAAACATCAGCCAGATTAATCAGATGATAGAAAATGGAACAATAACGGGGGGAATGATACCAAAGGTAAAAGCCTGCATTCAGGCTTTAGAAGAAGGGGTAAAAAAAGCCCACATACTTGACGGTAGAATACCCCACTGCGTTCTCCTTGAAATTTTCACATCTGAAGGTATAGGCACAGAAATCATAAAGTAA
- a CDS encoding ribonucleoside triphosphate reductase, translating to MGAYLVENYLKKLDWRVYENSNTTYSLQGLNFYISSEITKEYWLTKVYTEKISKAHREGDLHIHDLQNLSVYCVGWDLYDLLTTGFKGAYGKAESNPPKHLSSALGQIVNFLYTLQGEAAGAQAFSNFDTLLAPFIRYDGLSYKQVKQAVQEFVFNLNVPTRVGFQTPFTNLSFDLKAESSPYADQFVVIGGEIKREKYRDFQKEMDMINQAFWEVMSEGDASGRVFTFPIPTYNITKDFDWDNPAYEKLWKMTGKYGIPYFANFINSDLDPNDARSMCCRLRLDVRELKKRGGGLFGANPLTGSIGVVTINLPRIGYLSSTEEEFFDRLNDLLEIAKESLEIKREFLEQLTEKGLYPYSKFYLRSIKAQTGEFWKNHFSTVGIIGMNEACLNLFGESIGTDRGKAFAEKVLSFINDKLIKFQLETGNNYNLEATPAEGTSYRLAKIDKSKYSDIVVANEDEYHNGAAPYYTNSTHLPVNYSEDPFFVLEHQDSLQTKYTGGTVIHFFLGEKISEHTAVKTFIRTVCENYHLPYFTLTPTFSVCPKDGYLSGEHKECPHCGEETEVYSRIVGYFRPVKHWNDGKKEEFKNRRTFRVASAAAT from the coding sequence ATGGGTGCCTATTTAGTAGAAAACTACCTGAAAAAGTTAGACTGGAGGGTTTATGAAAATAGCAACACAACTTACTCACTTCAAGGGCTGAACTTTTATATCTCTTCTGAGATAACAAAAGAGTACTGGCTCACTAAAGTTTACACTGAAAAAATATCAAAAGCCCACAGAGAGGGAGACTTACATATACACGACCTTCAGAACCTGAGTGTTTACTGTGTAGGATGGGATTTATATGACCTTCTAACTACAGGTTTCAAAGGTGCTTATGGAAAGGCTGAAAGCAATCCTCCAAAACATCTATCTTCTGCACTGGGGCAGATTGTTAACTTTCTGTACACACTGCAGGGTGAAGCAGCTGGAGCACAGGCATTTTCTAATTTTGATACCCTCCTTGCTCCATTTATCAGGTACGACGGACTTTCTTATAAACAGGTCAAACAGGCTGTTCAGGAGTTTGTGTTTAATCTTAATGTTCCAACAAGGGTGGGATTTCAGACACCATTTACTAACCTCTCTTTTGACCTGAAAGCTGAAAGCTCCCCATACGCAGACCAGTTTGTTGTGATTGGTGGAGAGATTAAAAGGGAAAAATACAGAGATTTTCAAAAAGAGATGGACATGATTAATCAGGCATTCTGGGAAGTGATGAGCGAAGGAGATGCTTCAGGTAGAGTGTTTACCTTTCCTATCCCCACATACAACATAACAAAAGATTTTGACTGGGATAACCCTGCTTATGAAAAGCTGTGGAAGATGACAGGAAAATACGGTATTCCATACTTTGCAAACTTTATCAACTCAGACCTTGACCCAAATGACGCAAGGAGTATGTGCTGCAGGCTGAGACTTGATGTGAGAGAGCTGAAAAAAAGAGGAGGAGGACTGTTTGGTGCAAATCCACTGACCGGTTCCATTGGTGTTGTAACCATTAATCTGCCGAGAATTGGGTATCTCTCTTCAACTGAAGAGGAGTTTTTTGATAGGCTAAACGACTTGCTTGAAATTGCAAAAGAAAGCTTAGAGATAAAAAGAGAGTTCCTTGAACAGCTTACAGAAAAAGGTCTGTATCCATACTCAAAGTTTTATCTGAGAAGCATAAAAGCCCAGACAGGAGAGTTCTGGAAAAATCATTTTTCAACAGTTGGGATAATAGGAATGAATGAAGCGTGTCTGAATCTGTTTGGTGAAAGTATAGGAACAGATAGGGGAAAAGCTTTTGCTGAGAAAGTCCTCAGTTTTATAAATGATAAACTTATTAAGTTTCAGCTTGAAACTGGAAACAATTACAATCTTGAGGCAACACCGGCAGAAGGAACTTCCTACAGACTGGCGAAGATAGATAAATCAAAATATTCGGACATTGTAGTGGCAAACGAAGATGAGTATCACAATGGAGCAGCACCCTATTACACAAACTCAACACATCTACCTGTCAACTATTCTGAAGACCCATTCTTTGTTCTTGAGCATCAGGACAGTCTTCAGACAAAATATACAGGAGGAACAGTCATACATTTCTTTTTAGGTGAAAAGATATCTGAACATACTGCTGTTAAAACATTTATCAGGACAGTGTGTGAAAACTACCACTTGCCGTATTTCACTTTAACCCCCACATTTAGTGTATGTCCGAAAGATGGATATCTGTCTGGAGAGCATAAAGAATGTCCCCACTGCGGAGAAGAAACGGAGGTTTACTCAAGGATTGTTGGGTACTTCAGACCTGTTAAGCACTGGAATGATGGGAAAAAAGAAGAGTTTAAAAATAGAAGAACCTTCCGGGTTGCATCTGCTGCTGCCACTTGA